A stretch of Oxyura jamaicensis isolate SHBP4307 breed ruddy duck chromosome 27, BPBGC_Ojam_1.0, whole genome shotgun sequence DNA encodes these proteins:
- the G6PC gene encoding glucose-6-phosphatase isoform X1 produces the protein MLVTVGRAGRRRRRRRRRRMKRRRRMEAGMNVLHDAGIQATRWLQEHFQGSQDWFLFISFAADLRNTFFVLFPLWFHFCEPVGIRLIWVAVIGDWLNLVFKWILFGERPYWWVHETDYYGNASAPAIQQFPLTCETGPGSPSGHAMGAAGVYYVMVTALLSIASGKRQSKTLKYWVLWTVLWTGFWAVQICVCLSRVFIAAHFPHQVIAGVFSGMVVAETFQHVRSIYHASLRRYLGVTSFLFGFALGFYLLLRALGVDLLWTLEKAQRWCTHPEWVHIDTTPFASLLRNLGILFGLGLALNSHMYLESCRGKQGRQLPFRLGCVAASLLVLHLFDAFRPPSHLQLLFYVLSFCKSAAVPLATVGLIPYCVSQLLATQDKKGV, from the exons ATGTTGGTCACcgtggggagggcagggaggaggaggaggaggaggaggaggaggaggat gaagaggaggaggaggatggaggcCGGCATGAACGTCCTGCACGACGCGGGCATCCAGGCCACGcgctggctgcaggagcacttCCAGGGCTCTCAGGACTGGTTCCTCTTCATCTCCTTCGCTGCCGACCTCAGGAAcactttttttgtcctttttcctctctggttCCATTTCTGTGAGCCGGTGGGCATCCGGCTCATCTGGGTGGCCGTGATCGGGGACTGGCTCAACCTCGTCTTCAAGTG gaTCCTGTTTGGGGAGAGACCGTACTGGTGGGTGCACGAGACGGACTACTACGGCAACGCCTCCGCCCCAGCCATCCAGCAGTTCCCACTCACCTGCGAGACCGGCCCAG GGAGCCCCTCTGGCCACGCCATGGGCGCAGCAGGCGTGTACTACGTGATGGTGACCGCCCTGCTCTCCATCGCGTCGGGCAAGAGGCAGTCGAAGACGCTGAAGTACTG GGTTTTGTGGACGGTGCTTTGGACGGGCTTCTGGGCCGTTCAGATCTGCGTCTGTCTGTCCCGAGTCTTCATCGCTGCCCACTTCCCCCACCAGGTCATCGCGGGGGTCTTCTCCG gcaTGGTGGTGGCCGAGACCTTCCAGCACGTCCGCTCCATCTACCACGCCAGCCTCCGCAGGTACCTGGGTGTCACCTCCTTCCTCTTCGGCTTCGCCCTGGGCTTCTACCTGCTGCTGCGGGCGCTCGGCGTGGACTTGCTCTGGACCCTGGAGAAGGCTCAGAGGTGGTGCACCCACCCCGAGTGGGTCCACATCGACACCACCCCTTTCGCCAGCCTCCTCCGCAACCTGGGCATCCTCTTCGGGTTGGGGCTGGCCCTCAACTCCCACATGTACCTGGAGAGCTGCCGGGGGAAGCAGGGCCGGCAGCTGCCCTTCCGCCTGGGCTGTGTCGCCGCCTCGCTGCTCGTCCTGCACCTCTTTGACGCCTTCAGGCCGCCCTCgcacctgcagctgctcttcTACGTCCTCTCCTTCTGCAAGAGTGCGGCCGTGCCCCTGGCCACCGTCGGCCTCATCCCCTACTGCgtctcccagctcctggccacACAGGACAAGAAGGGCGTCtag
- the G6PC gene encoding glucose-6-phosphatase isoform X2 has protein sequence MEAGMNVLHDAGIQATRWLQEHFQGSQDWFLFISFAADLRNTFFVLFPLWFHFCEPVGIRLIWVAVIGDWLNLVFKWILFGERPYWWVHETDYYGNASAPAIQQFPLTCETGPGSPSGHAMGAAGVYYVMVTALLSIASGKRQSKTLKYWVLWTVLWTGFWAVQICVCLSRVFIAAHFPHQVIAGVFSGMVVAETFQHVRSIYHASLRRYLGVTSFLFGFALGFYLLLRALGVDLLWTLEKAQRWCTHPEWVHIDTTPFASLLRNLGILFGLGLALNSHMYLESCRGKQGRQLPFRLGCVAASLLVLHLFDAFRPPSHLQLLFYVLSFCKSAAVPLATVGLIPYCVSQLLATQDKKGV, from the exons atggaggcCGGCATGAACGTCCTGCACGACGCGGGCATCCAGGCCACGcgctggctgcaggagcacttCCAGGGCTCTCAGGACTGGTTCCTCTTCATCTCCTTCGCTGCCGACCTCAGGAAcactttttttgtcctttttcctctctggttCCATTTCTGTGAGCCGGTGGGCATCCGGCTCATCTGGGTGGCCGTGATCGGGGACTGGCTCAACCTCGTCTTCAAGTG gaTCCTGTTTGGGGAGAGACCGTACTGGTGGGTGCACGAGACGGACTACTACGGCAACGCCTCCGCCCCAGCCATCCAGCAGTTCCCACTCACCTGCGAGACCGGCCCAG GGAGCCCCTCTGGCCACGCCATGGGCGCAGCAGGCGTGTACTACGTGATGGTGACCGCCCTGCTCTCCATCGCGTCGGGCAAGAGGCAGTCGAAGACGCTGAAGTACTG GGTTTTGTGGACGGTGCTTTGGACGGGCTTCTGGGCCGTTCAGATCTGCGTCTGTCTGTCCCGAGTCTTCATCGCTGCCCACTTCCCCCACCAGGTCATCGCGGGGGTCTTCTCCG gcaTGGTGGTGGCCGAGACCTTCCAGCACGTCCGCTCCATCTACCACGCCAGCCTCCGCAGGTACCTGGGTGTCACCTCCTTCCTCTTCGGCTTCGCCCTGGGCTTCTACCTGCTGCTGCGGGCGCTCGGCGTGGACTTGCTCTGGACCCTGGAGAAGGCTCAGAGGTGGTGCACCCACCCCGAGTGGGTCCACATCGACACCACCCCTTTCGCCAGCCTCCTCCGCAACCTGGGCATCCTCTTCGGGTTGGGGCTGGCCCTCAACTCCCACATGTACCTGGAGAGCTGCCGGGGGAAGCAGGGCCGGCAGCTGCCCTTCCGCCTGGGCTGTGTCGCCGCCTCGCTGCTCGTCCTGCACCTCTTTGACGCCTTCAGGCCGCCCTCgcacctgcagctgctcttcTACGTCCTCTCCTTCTGCAAGAGTGCGGCCGTGCCCCTGGCCACCGTCGGCCTCATCCCCTACTGCgtctcccagctcctggccacACAGGACAAGAAGGGCGTCtag
- the LOC118178931 gene encoding alanyl-tRNA editing protein Aarsd1-like, with product MVFQCQRDSWARQFATRVVSCQAAELRPEGGGEPVRGFQVVLEDTILFPEGGGQPDDRGLIGDVPVLRVTRRGPEAVHFVQTALEPGAAVLLSLDWERRFDHMQQHSGQHLITAIADLMFGFKTTSWELGRQRSVIELDTPCLTAEQIEALERSVNEKIRERVPVTVRELAADDPEVETVRSRGLPDDHTGPVRVINIEGIDSNMCCGTHVSNLSDLQVIKLLGTEKGKKNKTNLVFLAGNRVLKSIEQSHNTEKALTSLLKNGPGEHVEAVKRLQSSVKLLQKNNLNLLRDIAVLIARDFKSKPVRSQLFVLHRKEGDSEFMNIIANEIGTEETLLFLTVGDEKEAGLFLLAGPVEAVENLGPRVAELLGGKGAGKRGRFQGKATKMSRRGEVEALLQEFVSHQRAET from the exons ATGGTGTTCCAGTGCCAGCGGGACAGCTGGGCCCGGCAG TTCGCCACCAGGGTGGTGTCGTGCCAGGCGGCGGAGCTGCGGCCcgagggcggcggggagccggTGCGGGGCTTCCAGGTGGTGCTGGAGGACACCATCCTCTTCCCCGAGGGCGGCGGGCAG CCCGACGACCGCGGGCTCATCGGCGATGTGCCCGTGCTGCGTGTCACCCGCCGGGGCCCCGAGGCCGTTCACTTCGTGCAGACGGCGCTGGAACCGGGCGCCGCCGTGCTGCTGTCGCTGGACTGGGAGCGTCGCTTCGACCACATGCAGCAGCACTCAG GACAGCACCTCATCACTGCCATTGCAGACCTGATGTTTGGATTCAAAACAACTTCATG GGAGCTGGGCCGTCAGCGAAGTGTCATCGAGCTGGACACCCCCTGCCTGACGGCGGAGCAAATAGAAGCCCTGGAGAGGAGCGTGAACGAGAAGATCCGGGAGAGGGTGCCCGTGACAGTGCGGGAGCTGGCTGCAGATGACCCCGAAGTTGAAACA GTGAGAAGCCGTGGCTTGCCAGATGACCACACAGGGCCAGTGCGAGTTATAAACATCGAAGGCATAGACTCCAACATGTGCTGCGGGACTCACGTCTCCAACCTCAGCGACTTGCAG gttATTAAACTCCTTGgcacagaaaaagggaaaaagaacaaaaccaacttGGTTTTCCTGGCAGGGAACAGAGTTCTGAAGTCAATCGAACAAAGTCACAATACTGAGAAGGCTCTAACCTCACTGCTCAA aaatggaCCCGGTGAGCACGTTGAGGCCGTGAAGAGATTGCAGAGTTCAGTGAAACTGCTTCAGAAG aataacTTGAACCTGCTTAGAGACATTGCTGTTTTGATAGCGCGGGACTTCAAGAGCAAACCTGTTCGGAGTCAGCTGTTTGTGTTACACAG GAAAGAGGGTGACTCTGAGTTCATGAACATCATCGCTAACGAGATAGGGACGGAG GAAACCCTGCTTTTCCTGACCGTGGGAGACGAAAAAGAAGCAGGACTCTTCCTTCTAGCTGGACCTGTTGAAGCAGTTGAGAATTTAGGTCCCAG ggtggcagagctgctgggaggcaAAGGAGCTGGGAAGCGAGGCCGCTTTCAGGGCAAGGCGACCAAAATGAGTCGGCGAGGAGAAGTGGAAGCTCTGCTCCAGGAATTCGTCAGCCACCAAAGAGCTGAAACATAA
- the PTGES3L gene encoding putative protein PTGES3L, producing the protein MARQHAKTLWYDRPRYVFLEFCVEDSRDVKVVIEDHRVVFSCKNADGVEFYNEINLYGRVNSKDSQDKRSDRSITCFIRKWKEKVAWPRITKENIKPAWLSVDFDNWRDWEGDEEVERAMVEEYAELLQKVTDKGPAPTMDDLDDDL; encoded by the exons ATGGCGAG GCAACACGCAAAGACGCTGTGGTACGACCGCCCGCGGTACGTCTTCCTGGAGTTCTGCGTGGAGGACAGCAGAGACGTTAAAGTCGTCATCGAGGATCACCGGGTGGTGTTCag cTGCAAAAATGCCGATGGAGTGGAGTTCTACAATGAGATCAACCTGTACGGCAGGGTGAACTCCAAG GACTCACAGGACAAGCGCTCTGATCGCTCCATCACGTGCTTCATAAGGAAGTGGAAGGAGAAAGTGGCATGGCCCCGTATCACCAAGGAGAACATCAAG CCAGCTTGGCTCTCCGTGGACTTTGACAACTGGCGAGACTGGGAAGGGGACGAGGAGGTGGAGAGGGCCATGGTGGAGGAGTACGCTGAG ctcctgcagaaggTCACGGACAAGGGCCCTGCCCCAACCATGGATGACCTGGAT GACGACCTCTGA
- the RUNDC1 gene encoding RUN domain-containing protein 1 — protein MEAEGGPVGPGERWAPVGAVTAEEEEEEEEEEEEETAGSPRSVPRLRAERRRLHGALLALASHFAQVQFRLRQVARAGPAEQQRLIRDLEDFAFRGCPAPLAHGLGDGPSEQEKQERIEVQKEKQRELILQLKTQLDDLETFAYQEGSYDSLPQSVVMERQRMIIDELIKKLDMDLSADIATLSPEELRQRVDAAIAQIVNPARVKEQLVEQLKTQIRDLEMFINFIQDEVGSSGKAEDGHCECAGRKDGGGSCKPNTRSSGNRVNPEDARKMRETGLHLMRRMLAVLQIFAVSQFGCATGQIPRTLWQKDQANKDYSPLIKKLELSVDRVRQLAMKHQQEDHVISSSDLQDIPLGGRDELTLAVRKELTIALRDLMAHGLYASSQGMSLVLAPIACLIPAFTSSPQTMHPWELFVKYYNTKNGQAFVESPARKLSQSFALPVTGGVAITPKQSLLTAIHTVLTEHDPFKRSADSELKALVCMALNEQRLVSWVNLICKSGALVQSHYQPWSYMANTGFESALNILSRLSNLKFNLPVDLAVRQLKNIKDAF, from the exons ATGGAAGCGGAGGGCGGCCCGGTGGGGCCGGGGGAGCGCTGGGCGCCGGTGGGCGCCGTGAcggctgaggaggaggaagaggaggaggaagaagaggaagaggagacgGCGGGGTCTCCGCGGTCGGTGCCTCGGTTGCGGGCGGAACGGCGCCGGTTGCACGGGGCGCTGCTGGCGCTGGCCTCGCACTTCGCTCAGGTGCAATTCCGGCTGCGGCAGGTGGCGAGGGCCGGGCCGGCCGAGCAGCAGCGCCTGATCCGAGACCTCGAGGACTTCGCCTTCCGAGGCTGCCCCGCGCCCCTCGCCCACGGCCTCGGGGACGGCCCG agtgaacaggagaagcaggagcGAATTGAGgtccagaaggaaaagcagagagagctGATCTTGCAGCTTAAGACACAGCTGGATGACCTGGAGACGTTTGCTTACCAAGAGGGCAGCTATGACTCTCTGCCACAGTCTGTGGTTATGGAAAGACAACGG ATGATTATTGATGAGCTGATAAAGAAGCTGGACATGGACTTGAGTGCAGACATTGCAACGCTCTCTCCAGAGGAATTGCGACAGCGCGTGGATGCTGCCATAGCCCAGATTGTTAATCCAGCCAGGGTGAAGGAGCAGCTGGTGGAACAACTGAAGACGCAAATAAGGGACCTTGAAATGTTCATCAACTTCATTCAGG ATGAAGTCGGAAGCTCTGGTAAGGCAGAAGATGGACACTGTGAGTGTGCAGGTAGAAAAGATGGTGGTGGCTCCTGTAAACCAAATACCCGGTCTTCTGGAAACAGAG TGAACCCAGAAGATGCCAGAAAGATGCGAGAAACGGGCCTGCACCTCATGCGTCGCatgcttgctgtgctgcagataTTTGCTGTTAGTCAGTTTGGTTGTGCTACCGGTCAGATTCCTCGTACCCTCTGGCAGAAAGACCAAGCCAACAAGGACTATTCCCCCTTAATTAAGAAACTGGAGCTGTCAGTAGACCGGGTGAGGCAGCTAGCCATGAAACACCAGCAGGAAGACCACGTTATCAGTTCCTCCGATCTGCAGGATATTCCCTTAGGAGGGAGAGATGAGCTGACTCTGGCTGTGCGGAAGGAGCTGACCATTGCTTTACGAGACCTGATGGCTCACGGGCTCTACGCCTCTTCTCAAGGGATGAGCCTGGTGTTGGCACCCATCGCGTGCTTGATTCCTGCGTTCACCTCCTCACCACAGACGATGCATCCCTGGGAACTCTTTGTGAAGTATTACAACACGAAGAACGGACAAGCCTTTGTGGAGTCTCCAGCTCGCAAGCTCTCCCAGTCCTTTGCCTTGCCTGTGACGGGAGGAGTCGCCATCACCCCGAAACAGAGCCTGCTGACGGCGATACACACTGTCCTCACTGAGCATGACCCCTTCAAGCGCAGTGCGGACTCTGAACTGAAAGCTCTGGTGTGTATGGCGCTGAACGAGCAGCGCCTGGTCTCCTGGGTGAATCTGATCTGCAAATCCGGAGCTCTGGTACAATCTCACTACCAGCCATGGAGCTACATGGCAAACACAGGCTTTGAGAGTGCACTCAACATCCTCAGTCGCCTGAGCAACTTGAAGTTCAACCTCCCAGTTGACTTGGCTGTCCGGCAGCTGAAGAACATCAAAGATgctttttga
- the RPL27 gene encoding 60S ribosomal protein L27, whose product MGKFMKPGKVVLVLAGRYSGRKAVIVKNIDDGTSDRPYSHALVAGIDRYPRKVTAAMGKKKIAKRSKIKSFVKVYNYNHLMPTRYSVDIPLDKTVVNKDVFRDPALKRKARREAKVKFEERYKTGKNKWFFQKLRF is encoded by the exons ATGGGCAAGTTTATGAAGCCGGGGAAGGTGGTGCTGGTGCTCGCCGGCCGCTACTCGGGGCGCAAGGCCGTCATCGTGAAG AACATCGATGACGGCACGTCCGACCGGCCCTACAGCCACGCCTTGGTGGCAGGCATCGACCGCTACCCGCGGAAGGTGACAGCAGCGATGGGCAAGAAGAAGATAGCGAAGAGGTCCAAGATCAAGTCATTCGTGAAGGTTTATAACTACAACCACCTGATGCCCACCCG GTATTCCGTTGACATTCCCCTGGACAAAACCGTCGTCAACAAGGACGTGTTCAGGGACCCCGCTCTGAAACGCAAAGCGAGGCGTGAAGCCAAGGTGAAGTTCGAGGAGAG GTACAAGACAGGCAAGAACAAGTGGTTCTTCCAGAAGCTACGATTCTAA
- the IFI35 gene encoding interferon-induced 35 kDa protein, which yields MDSEENSFVKLDSLQDGGLEMTPEQIQQEIERYKELCNALEQENATLQKEKEDTERRIRQVENTRELIQKNLQQHNPLDDLIQTLQSEIFLAKEEKSGLKQEKEMLEKKLEEMRKKSWEDPIMMLPALPERNLVFKGLVTDKEDMNKLMLTPLIHYPLQGGSALITFEKAEVAQRVIEVKEHTVELSHGESLEELDHCQMRVQASPVDVLLPSALEIGLARSSRSILVSGLPSRGIPEEILLDKLELFFSKTKNGGSEVESREFLDDCGQVVLTFVHDGVAEQLIARGQVLVPIGKTKYKLKISPYMRGEVTNLQLQPSRCARTVLLSGIPEVLPEEPMRDALEIHFQKESRGGGEVDALGYVPAGRRAVAVFKE from the exons ATGGACTCGGAAGAG AACTCCTTCGTGAAGCTGGACAGCCTGCAGGACGGCGGCCTGGAGATGACCCCCGAGCAGATCCAGCAGGAGATCGAGCGCTACAAG GAGCTTTGTAATGCTCTGGAGCAAGAGAATGCGacactgcaaaaggaaaaagaagacacAGAGCGAAGGATACGACAGGTGGAGAACACGAGAGAGCTTATTCAGAAAAATCTCCAGCAGCACAATCCTCTGGACGATCTAATCCAAACCCTCCAG tCCGAAATTTTCTTAGCGAAGGAGGAGAAGAGCGGACtgaagcaggagaaggagatgttggaaaagaaactggaagagatgaggaagaagagctgGGAGGATCCGATAATG ATGTTGCCTGCCCTGCCAGAGAGGAACCTGGTGTTTAAGGGACTTGTGACAGACAAGGAGGACATGAACAAGCTGATGCTCACCCCGCTGATCCACTACCCTCTGCAGGGTGGCTCTGCTCTCATCACCTTTGAGAAGGCAGAGG TGGCCCAGAGGGTGATTGAGGTGAAGGAGCACACGGTAGAGCTGAGCCACGGGGAGAGCCTGGAGGAGCTTGACCACTGCCAAATGCGAGTGCAGGCGAGTCCGGTGGACGTGCTGTTGCCGTCTGCCCTGGAG ATCGGGCTCGCTcggagcagcaggagcatccTGGTGTCCGGTCTGCCCAGCCGGGGCATCCCCGAGGAGATCCTGCTGGACAAGCTGGAGCTCTTCTTCAGCAAGACGAAGAATGGGGGCAGCGAGGTGGAGAGCAGGGAGTTCCTGGACGACTGTGGCCAGGTGGTGCTGACCTTCGTGCACGATGGAG TGGCTGAGCAGCTCATCGCTAGAGGACAAGTCCTGGTGCCTATcgggaaaacaaaatacaagctCAAAATATCGCCCTACATGAGAGGAGAGGTCACCAACCTCCAG ctccagccctcccGCTGCGCCAGGACCGTCCTGCTCTCGGGGATCCCCGAAGTGCTGCCCGAGGAGCCCATGAGGGATGCTCTGGAGATCCACTTCCAGAAGGAGAGCCGCGGCGGGGGAGAGGTGGACGCCTTGGGCTACGTGCCGGCGGGGCGCCGGGCGGTGGCTGTGTTCAAGGAGTAG
- the LOC118178923 gene encoding uncharacterized protein LOC118178923, translating into MAGHTVQVRGIPTDLPPDRVADKLTIHFLRSRNGGGEIADVQVLPGARACALITFEALAVAQRILKAKNHVLSIGGKKYPLEVTAHVVELSPDEIFVCACMVVDYGKLPAGKTLLKNLQKGHSSVQLDFDYKNTHCRVKGPFTEVQAFSRDLLDSLNLKSQPPGVTLPPGSSHVAKDTRMHDHQQVPPSTESAVETTKLSRWDHVSEEAAGGPSPRGPVDGEAVEQLEDFSLAMDSDIYLYMQRFCAAEYQGMLRQRCVDVVDISSDGITILYLQPSPGMSGDMDALRQARLALQQLYQQLEVSLRKEKILKWGLDMDSQALGALIRELQELYPQLLCHEDGKQLYLIGNLVDVSQAKQYIQHFSTRSTPQTVVMLSSSQPSRPAISRATEAALQKPKAPVDTLSPKQSPGRPEGKSEHKLAANFSALRTGRSQAGQGLLPNRDSPPAGQVQLSEKNSSETRALGPSDPKAPTQQYQPHVSALDAVLGSAAAVSQQNDPKEQDLVKGGARLARHKSLSAFVGKENSALQHPGDSKGSDPTKHYSFADTSSTFQSLSLFDMTRTSSFDSKPSESRPVLRRSNSFSLPKSKESNKPQDTVRAGSGGNRVSEEMSLDSLQWSYLKDVYRSAIEELCRSAGVQISERSSGDCTVLTLQAEDRTKLLQVKWKVETLVQRCPDLVCESMSYSELAVEGPDDDALSELCSLLRGSSLQVGLNKDKYKLCLACPKEMLPGVTEAFQVFCSRRLRALKASSLSPGPERALSPGHPGAVQPSRSQDTALGAALPDSLESLQMGLQHLDIRDKAEHSEVLRALKLPEAEEKRSPSPWRFLQAVGQEEANDHVDPGAVQGGSGLLSPPVADNPSPGAPREPQEQPKAKLSPGEPDIARLKQVLPDKFQFARDRSRGGHSDAGGQLRSPVPTAEGAPRSLPAWPFGATAPEPPQAAAEQSSAAESRGQERSSSGRNSVLEEPEPSTPQKRGPSPGQESSKTPLGWCDACQDSRVTCQAPCGHTLCRTCFAADQPACCGSSSVAPSCKVPGTFKISSLSQSLPGYYRDLTLRLTYTIPDGVQGVGHPHPGQPYKGGCFFAFLPDNREGQKIAVLLKKAFEQGLTFQIKSYNGEERVTWGLIPHKTSWHGGKARNGYPDAQYLHKVCTVLKKLGID; encoded by the exons ATGGCAGGCCACACGGTGCAGGTGCGGGGCATCCCCACCGACCTGCCCCCCGACAGGGTGGCCGACAAGCTCACCATCCACTTTCTGCGCTCCCGTAACGGCGGTGGGGAGATCGCCGACGTCCAGGTGCTGCCGGGAGCGCGGGCGTGTGCCCTCATCACCTTCGAGGCGCTCGCAG tGGCCCAGAGGATCCTGAAGGCGAAGAATCACGTCCTGTCGATCGGGGGGAAGAAATATCCCCTGGAAGTGACGGCGCACGTGGTGGAGCTGAGCCCCGACGAG ATCTTTGTATGCGCTTGCATGGTGGTTGACTACGGCAAGCTTCCCGCTGGCAAAACCCTCCTGAAGAACTTGCAGAAAGGTCACAGCAGCGTGCAGCTCGACTTTGACTACAAGAACACGCATTGCAGAGTCAAGGGACCGTTCACTGAGGTTCAGGCCTTCAGCAGAGACCTGCTGGACAGCCTGAACCTCAAGAGCCAACCACCTGGAGTGACCCTGCCTCCGGGATCCAGCCATGTGGCCAAAGACACCAGAATGCACGATCACCAGCAAGTGCCTCCTTCCACTGAGTCAGCAGTGGAGACCACAAAGCTGTCACGCTGGGACCACGTGAGCGAAGAGGCAGCTGGAGGCCCGTCACCTCGAGGCCCAGTGGATGGGGAAGCTGTGGAACAGCTGGAGGACTTTTCCCTTGCGATGGACTCGGACATTTACTTGTACATGCAGAGGTTCTGTGCTGCCGAGTACCAAGGTATGCTGCGGCAGCGTTGTGTGGATGTAGTGGACATCAGCAGCGATGGTATCACCATACTGTACCTCCAGCCATCCCCGGGGATGTCTGGGGACATGGACGCCTTGCGACAGGCCCgcctggccctgcagcagctctacCAGCAACTGGAAGTGAGCTTGCGTAAGGAGAAGATCTTGAAGTGGGGACTGGACATGGACAGCCAGGCACTTGGGGCTCTGATACgtgagctgcaggagctgtacCCCCAGTTGCTCTGCCACGAGGATGGGAAGCAGCTTTACCTTATTGGAAACCTTGTTGATGTCTCACAGGCCAAGCAGTACATCCAGCATTTCAGCACCAGAAGCACCCCACAGACGGTTGTCAtgctcagcagctcccagccctcccgGCCAGCAATTTCCCGCGCCACAGAGGCTGCGCTGCAGAAGCCCAAAGCTCCTGTGGACACCTTGTCTCCAAAGCAGAGCCCCGGCAGGCCAGAAGGGAAATCTGAGCACAAGCTAGCTGCCAACTTCAGTGCGCTGAGAACTGGCAGGTCGCAGGCTGGCCAGGGCCTCTTGCCGAACCGGGACTCTCCTCCAGCGGGGCAGGTGCAGCTTTCTGAGAAGAACTCATCAGAGACACGTGCTCTGGGTCCCAGTGACCCAAAAGCACCAACCCAGCAGTACCAGCCTCATGTCTCTGCACTGGATGCGGTTTTggggtcagcagcagcagtgtctCAGCAGAATGACCCCAAAGAACAGGACCTTGTGAAAGGAGGTGCCAGGCTTGCAAGACACAAGAGTCTGTCTGCCTTTGTGGGCAAAGAAAACAGCGCTTTGCAGCACCCCGGGGACTCCAAAGGCTCAGATCCCACCAAGCACTATTCCTTTGCTGACACCTCTAGTACCTTTCAGTCTCTGAGCCTCTTTGACATGACAAGGACCTCTTCTTTCGACTCCAAACCCTCTGAATCCAGACCTGTGCTGCGACGCTCCAACAGCTTCTCGCTGCCAAAGTCAAAGGAAAGCAATAAGCCCCAGGACACGGTCAGGGCAGGCAGTGGAGGCAATAGGGTGAGTGAAGAAATGAGCCTGGACTCTCTGCAGTGGTCTTACCTGAAGGACGTTTACCGCTCTGCCATCGAGGAATTGTGCAGGAGTGCAGGTGTGCAGATCTCAGAACGCTCTAGCGGGGACTGCACGGTGCTGACATTGCAGGCAGAGGACAGGACCAAGCTTCTCCAGGTGAAATGGAAGGTGGAAACTCTTGTGCAGAGGTGTCCTGACCTTGTTTGTGAGAGCATGAGCTACTCAGAGCTTGCTGTCGAAGGGCCGGATGACGATGCCCTGAGTGAGCTGTGCAGCCTCTTGCGAGGAAGTTCCCTGCAGGTTGGGCTCAACAAAGACAAGTACAAGCTCTGTCTCGCCTGCCCCAAGGAGATGCTGCCAGGAGTGACTGAGGCCTTCCAGGTGTTTTGTTCCAGGAGGCTCCGTGCTCTGAAGGCTTCATCCTTGTCTCCAGGACCCGAGAGAGCTTTGAGCCCGGGGCACCCAGGTGCTGTCCAGCCGAGCAGAAGCCAGGACACCGCGCTGGGGGCAGCCCTTCCCGACAGCCTGGAGTCCCTGCAGATGGGCCTGCAGCACCTGGACATTAGAGATAAAGCAGAGCACTCGGAGGTGCTCAGGGCTTTGAAGCTGCCAGAGGCTGAGGAAAAGAGGTCCCCGAGTCCTTGGAGGTTCCTGCAAGCAGTGGGACAGGAGGAGGCCAATGACCACGTTGATCCTGGGGCTGTGCAAGGAGGAAGCGGCCTTCTCAGCCCTCCTGTAGCCGACAACCCAAGTCCTGGTGCTCCGAGGGAGCCCCAGGAACAGCCGAAGGCCAAACTGTCGCCGGGGGAACCTGACATTGCGCGGCTAAAGCAGGTCTTGCCAGACAAATTCCAGTTTGCAAGAGACAGGAGCCGAGGAGGTCACAGTGACGCTGGGGGACAGCTGCGGTCACCAGTTCCCACAGCTGAAGGTGCACCTCGCTCCCTGCCCGCCTGGCCCTTCGGGGCTACAGCTCCTGAACCGCCCCAGGCTGCGGCCGAACAGTCATCCGCAGCGGAGTCAAGGGGCCAGGAAAGGAGCAGTTCAGGCAGGAACAGCGTGCTGGAGGAGCCTGAACCCTCAACACCACAGAAAAGaggccccagccctggccaggAAAGCAGCAAGACCCCCCTGGGCTGGTGCGATGCTTGCCAGGACTCACGTGTGACCTGCCAGGCTCCCTGCGGTCACACCTTGTGCAGGACGTGTTTTGCAGCAGACCAGCCAGCTTGCTGTGGCTCCTCCTCGGTTGCCCCAAGCTGCAAGGTCCCAGGGACATTCAAGATCTCCTCCTTGTCTCAGAGCTTGCCTGGCTACTACCGGGACCTGACGCTCCGGCTTACCTACACCATCCCCGACGGCGTGCAAGGG GTTGGTCACCCCCATCCAGGACAGCCTTACAAAGGGGGATGTTTCTTCGCCTTCCTTCCTGACAACAGGGAAGGGCAGAAGATAGCAGTGCTGCTGAAGAAAGCTTTTGAGCAAGGGCTGACATTCCAGATAAAGTCCTACAATGGAGAAGAAAGAGTGACGTGGGGCCTTATCCCTCACAAAACCTCCTGGCATGGAGGCAAAGCCAG GAACGGCTATCCAGATGCCCAGTATCTCCACAAGGTTTGCACAGTTTTGAAGAAATTGGGCATTGACTGA